The following nucleotide sequence is from Azoarcus sp. CIB.
GCTCCGCAACGTAACGCTCACCGACTTCCGCATTGAAATCGACGATTGCCACGGCCGCGCCTTCATCAAGGTAGCGCTCGACAATGGCGGCGCCGATGCCCCCCCCTCCACCGGTTACCAGTACGGTCCTGTCAGCGTGTCTCATTGGGGTGTTCCTTTACTGAAAGCATGATTTTTCCGATATGCCGGCTGCTCTCCATCAGCGCATGCGCGGCTCCCGCATTCTCCAGCGGGAAAACGGAATGAATGACCGGCAGGCACCTGCCCTGCTCGATCAGCGGCCATACCGTGGCTTCAAGCCGGCGTGCGATATCCGCTTTCTGGTCGTCGCTGCGTGCCCGGAGCGTCGAACCGGTCAGCGTCAGGCGCCGCAACATGATGGGTGTCGCATCGAAATCGAAATGACTGCCCTCGAGGAACGCAATCTGGAGCAGGCACCCCTCCAGCGCGAGACAGCGGAGATTCCTTTCCACGTAGGGGGCGCCGACCATGTCGAGGACGACATCGACGCCGCGGCCGGAGGTTTCACGCGCGATGACCTCGGCGAAATCCTCGCTGCGGTAATTGATCGCCCGCGTCGCGCCTGCCGCGACGCAGGCCTGCAGTTTTTCCCCGCTCCCGGCGGTGGCATACACCGTTGCACCGAAGGCATTCCCCAGCTGGATCGCCGTCAGGCCGATGCCGCTCGATCCGCCATGGACCAGCAAGGACATGCCCGCAGCCAGACCGGCGCGGTCGAACACGTTCGCCCACACGGTGAAGTAGTTTTCGGGCAGCGCCGCGGCCTGCAACATCGTCACGCCCGCCGGAATCGGCAGGCAGTGGCGCGCATCGGTGACACAGAATTCGGCGTAGCCGCCGCCCGGCGTGAGCGCACATACGGCATCGCCCGGCTTCCACCGTGTGACGCCCTCGCCGACGGCGACGATGACTCCCGACACCTCGAGCCCAAGCCACGGTGACGCGCCGGTCGGCGGCGGATACGATCCGGATCGCTGCAACACGTCGGGGCGATTGACGCCGGCGTAATGCACCTCGATCAACACCTGGCCAGCAGCCGGTGACGGACACACATCATCGACGACGCGGAGCACGTCCGCAGCGCCGCCCGAACCATGATCGATTCGTTTCAAGGCAACATCTCCTGAATTGATTGGGCAAGCGACGCCGGCAGGAACGCCGGCGGCCCGGGATCGCTTACATGCCGAGGTAGGCTCGTCTGACGTGGTCGCTGTCGAGCAACTCCTGACCGGTGCCACTCAGCGAGATTTCTCCGTTCTCGAGAACGTAGCCGCGGTCGGCGAGCTTCAGCGTGTGGAACACGTTCTGTTCGACGATCAACACGGTGATGCCCTGCGCCGTGATCTTCTCGATGATCTCGAACATCATCTCGACCAGCAGCGGCGACAGGCCCAGCGACGGTTCGTCGAAGATCAACAGTTTTGGGGAAGCCATCATGCCGCGCGCGATGGCAACCATCTGCTGCTCGCCCCCCGACAAGGAGCCGGCGTGTTGCGCCAGGCGTTCGGCAACGCGCGGAAACATCTCGAGCACTTCATCGAACCGCTTTGCGACCGTCGAGCGGGCTGCCTTCTTGTAGGCGCCCATCAGCAGGTTGTCCTTGACCGTCAGGAACGGGAACAGTTGCCGGCCTTCGGGGATCATCGTCAGCCCCCGCTCGACGATCTCGTTGGCGGGGC
It contains:
- a CDS encoding NAD(P)H-quinone oxidoreductase; this encodes MKRIDHGSGGAADVLRVVDDVCPSPAAGQVLIEVHYAGVNRPDVLQRSGSYPPPTGASPWLGLEVSGVIVAVGEGVTRWKPGDAVCALTPGGGYAEFCVTDARHCLPIPAGVTMLQAAALPENYFTVWANVFDRAGLAAGMSLLVHGGSSGIGLTAIQLGNAFGATVYATAGSGEKLQACVAAGATRAINYRSEDFAEVIARETSGRGVDVVLDMVGAPYVERNLRCLALEGCLLQIAFLEGSHFDFDATPIMLRRLTLTGSTLRARSDDQKADIARRLEATVWPLIEQGRCLPVIHSVFPLENAGAAHALMESSRHIGKIMLSVKEHPNETR
- a CDS encoding ABC transporter ATP-binding protein, with the protein product MLKVHDLRAGYGKSEVLRGISFEVNRGEVVTIVGVNGAGKSTTLKTLCGVVRAQSGSITFDGGDIANRPANEIVERGLTMIPEGRQLFPFLTVKDNLLMGAYKKAARSTVAKRFDEVLEMFPRVAERLAQHAGSLSGGEQQMVAIARGMMASPKLLIFDEPSLGLSPLLVEMMFEIIEKITAQGITVLIVEQNVFHTLKLADRGYVLENGEISLSGTGQELLDSDHVRRAYLGM